In Carassius auratus strain Wakin unplaced genomic scaffold, ASM336829v1 scaf_tig00215205, whole genome shotgun sequence, the genomic stretch GCCCTCCACCCTTATTCAGTATCCTCTGACAACAAAGATCATCCCATACAAACAAAACTATAcaacttcaaataaatatatattacaaatggtGAGAAACAGTCACAGATATGAAGACGAACGAGTTCTTGCAAATGTTTGGCACCATTATTAACACAGTTATTAGAATCCATACATATATTActaataaacatatatacatacatttcttACAATTTCATAATCCAGGTGGAACATTAGACAGTGCACTGGCCCAGTGACTGGTGAGTTAACAAAGGGTCTTCCTGATGACAGGATAGTGGAACGTTTCAAAGCTTGAGGTAATATCCTCTTTAAAGGTGCTTTATGGTTCGGATGATTTTTTGATTTTAGTTAAAGCCAGTATGTAAATCCTGGAGGTCATTTATAGCTTAATTTGTGAGATTAGTAAAAGCTTATACCGGTTTATAATACTGAAATTCAGTCAAATCACTATGGCAAATGGAAATGTTAAGTCctacatcaacaacaacaacaaaaaaagatttttaaacacaggaaaaatctctaaaaagccacttccaaatatttggattaattaattttacatgaatattaataacattaatttatacaACTGGTTAACTTCTGAACActgtaatttaattcatttttagatGTCAAAAATACTTTGGAATACTGTACAAATGTAAtcataattaattgtttaaaagtttccaaatactttttggggggaaatgaatacatttagatttttaagaATCAAAACTCTATTTTTATTCACTTTGAACACTATAAAAAGTGTCTAAATGGTCCAAAAGTGTCCACATACTTTTTGGTGCCACTGCATATGAACTAACCTATGCAAGTCCACAAACCGCTCGGAGTGAGGTGACTCTTTTCTTGTCCTCCTCACTCCTCACTAGCCTTCAGTGCATCTGTGTGTCTGCGATTTGTACGTTTGGGGAGGTCAGCCTGTGAGTTTCCCCCGGCCGTCAGCTGCTCCCAGTAGGACTTGCAGTATTGCTGAATCAGACGCATTTCAGGCTCCAGCAGGAGCTCTGGGGTCAGAGGTGCAGGGTCCTGTTGATGGTCTTTGTGATGTCTCCTTGacgcctcttcctcctcatcgggGGTGGTGAGGGCTACAGCGATGTCCCGGTCCAGGATGCGCAAAGAGACACGAGCCAGCGTATGTTTGAAGTTATTTTCTGTGGCCAGGCAATGGTAGAGGCCTGCGTCTGATTTGGTGAGTGTTTTCAAAAGGACCCCCTGAGGAGTCTTAAGAACCTCACCGTCTCGATTCAACtgtcaacaaaaacatttttaaatgtttctgaaaaactTCTCATGCTGAACAAGGTTGCATATATCCGACTAAAAATAAACAgtgatattttgacattttattagaTATTAAAGTAACTTCTCTTTTAGAAATaatttctaatatgatgatttgatgccctttattattgttgaaaactgttatgctgcttaatatttttgtagaaactgcatttatttaaactagaaatcttaatttgtttaatgttacattttcttaatttattgtGTCTTAATGTTGCtgtataaaatgtttcatttctttaaactatgcatattaaccaccaaaataaaaatcttgttaTGTAATGTTATATTTGGCTGGTTAGTTGGTTGGTTTGAGATCAAGGTAAAGAATCCAATCATACCACTTTTCTTCTTCCATCTTTCTGGTAGAGCCATTTGATAGTGGCTTGAGGAGAGCGCGGCACGCACTCCAGAAATGTGCTGCTACCCTCCACACCGAACTGAACTTTCTCCTGCAGTCTCCTCTCTACTGGTAAATACAGAAAGATATTACAGTCATATTATACAAATACATCGGACAACCCTCATTATAATCTTGCAGACTATTTATTGATGACTCTTTGTTTTTGTTACCTTTAGCATTGTAGCCTCGGCACTGACGCAAAGGGTCACCATGTTTAACATCCTGCCTCCTGCTCCTCCTACATGAAATAATACAAGATCAAATCAAACGCCACATCATTTCCTCATCATACACTCTCATCTTGATTCAGCTGTGAGAAGACTAAATATAACTAAGCacaattttaaaggggtcatataatgtgatttctatttttctctatttgaaaaagaatgtgttttctgagcattaaagcatgtcaacatattctgttacatcaaatccacaaaataatgatctttaaaaaaagcatcatatgacccatttaaagaTTTCAGTTTTTCAGACCTTTTGGTGGCTTGTGTAAAGGCAGAGCAGTTTTCCCCATCCCAAGCGCAGTAGGGGTCTCTGGCCAGGCAGCAGTCTGAACAGGCCTTTCCATATACTCCACAACGGTGCAAGGACATCTGGGTAAGACCTGCTTCTGAAGATGCGTACAgttgttgctgcaaaaaaaacaaaaattataaatatatataaaataaaatttctgtaCATTTCTAACAATTAGAggctattaaaatgtgttttattatatcTTACCCTTTTGGCTGATATGTACATTGTTTTGACAGGAGCAGGCGTCTATAAATAAGGAATAGAAtagcatattatattttaaaaaatgtattacacacacacacacacacacacacacacaaatgtcatTATTTCTTTTTAGTATGACATTAAAATACTTGTCTGAAGGAGGTCTGAAAAAtacttgtaaaatgtatttacccTGAAAACTTCCACTTCCTCTAAAGTGAGCTCTTCCATTGTGGTGGGATCCTTGGGCAGGACTATAACTTTTTGGACAGTACCACGATCTGTGAGGTGAGGGAAAAGTGATACACTGTCAGCACAATATGTTTACCAAAATCTGCAACTTACATTACAGAtgatcagaaaatgtaaaaaaaaaaaaatctatggtgGGGACTTGGTTCTGTGCAACGGTTGTTGATTGGGTTTTGGTCGTTGCGTTTAAAAGTGGAGGCAGATACATGTGAGCTCGCAGGGCTGagtttaaataattagaaaaaagtCCAGcatattatgacattttaatttaacattatgaggtcaaaaatgatttaaaaaaatgtacatattccTGGATGAGTTGTTCACAACAAGATCTATAATATGCATTTACAAAAAAGATATGgggaattttcatttcatgcttaCTTTAACAACTAAACTATACCACACCAAGTTAACATATTCCCTTATCTTGACAAATATCCGCATTCAGAAGATGCAAGCTCACCTGTTCCCAGGAAGAGAACCTCATATCGGCCATCCACAGCATCCACCTGATCCACTGCAATAGTAGTAAAGCGATAGTCTACACCAGAGCGCACCACCAGAGGACGCTTGTGAATGGGATACACGGGGTGATACATGAGAGGATGAGCACGAATGAAGTTCACCGCATCCTCTGAGAACTCTTTTGTGGACTGAAGGCCTGGTGTGAATGTGCCTCCTGGACACTGATGTGGGACATGGAGGAAAAGCCAGTCAGAAAAAATGTACATGCTTATGGGTTTGCTTgtcttaaaaatatctttatagcCATAAAATATATCATAGACACTCTAAGAATATAAGAAACACAAATGGATATGCAATAACAAATACTGTGGgtgaaattgtaatttttttcataaaGCTTAATAGAGAAACTGAGTGAAACTCACTGTTCCCGGACGAGGATAGGGAATCTTCCCTGTGTAAGTAGTCCATTGGTAGTTGTGTCCGTGTTTATGGGCAAAGGGGCCATTAAAGACATTTCGGATGTCAGCCATTGAGTAGACACAGACGGCTGAGCCTTTAAACACAGAACTAAGAGACAAGAAAAAGATCAAAAATTCAGAAACAATTAAATGATTTCCAAAGTGAAATTAAAGCACAAAAAGAGGAGTATGAAAAGTCAGAAAGTGCTATAATTTGACATTTTGTGTTGATCTGCAGAAAATATGTACCCAGAAGTTGAGAAGACACCATATACCACCGGGTTTCGTTCATCCTGGGTGGGTTGGATAAACACGTCCCCTGGAGCAGACGAGAaggtataatatgaaataaaataatatggaaTTCAATGGAAAcaatcaactgtttgattacaagcaatctttaaaatatcttcttttatgttcaacataagaaggCAACTCATTcaggcttggaatgacatgagtgtgagtaaatgacagaatttgtatttttgggtgaactatccctttaagtatgcATCACTTAAAATACAACAGTATTTGCTATATCTGAAATACTTGGCAGATTTAACACTGCTAGATTGTATGTAACATATAATAAACTGCAATGAAATAAACttgggaagaaaaaacaacaacacccacTCAGTTCTTCAAAGAAGGTTTCCACCCCATCATCGCCCATCACAGAGCACACCAGCCTGGCCTTCAAAAACGTTGTCCATTTGTTCACAAGTAACTTCTGTCCGCCCTCATCATTCTGTAATAAAATGAACAGTTGTTTATTGACTGGCTGAGCTGTGAACGTTCAGTTTCTGTTTACAAGAAGCAAGATCTTGCTCACCAGGCAAACACGGCCCACTCTGGCAAGCGCACTTGGACTCGCTCCAGCCCCCGAGTCCAGACTCTTCTCACGGAAGAAGAAATAGAGTTTATCGTCATTCTTCTCTGAGCTGTCAGGAATCTGTTTCATGTGAACAAATACAGGTTCTAGGAAATAAACAGAGTGTGCCTGTAATGTCCATCCAAATATTTAATGGGAACATAAACAGCTGAGCAAATATTTATTGTCAATCTAATTAAATTGTCATCTTACAATACAAATACTGTATGAACAGCCAAGTTATTTACCATTCAGCCACTTAGAGTCATACTGCTCTGATCTCACAGCTGGCCGGCTCCCCATGGTCCTGAAGACACCTGGATCAGTGCTCATGAAGTCCACCGGCACTCCAGCATACAGGTTCCCATCTAGATGGAGGAGAGGTGAGGAAAAGATGAATGCCgctgtcgcctttggcttgcttagatGGGGACGCTTGACTAATTGCACACACACTATTgaaagagagctgaactggatgatgacttAACTGAATCAACAATGTACTGACttgttattgtcttcttgcattattgacaaactattttctaGGGGTGCGCAATAAATATCGTATGATAATTAATCCGCATCTCATCTTTAAAGCCgattctctaatcagctgtaaattccatcaggtgcgtgatttcacattgagcagctgttacttcacagagccattgttaactgagaagatgcgcaaataaacgatGATATtcaacgtggatttgcgcagctagtcaATTAACACACGGCTCCAtgaagtaacagctgctctatgtgaaatcacgcacctgatggaatctTATCACAGACAATATGTATACCAATTAGCTATGATTTACCCTGGAGCAAATGTAGCTGTCCAGTGTTATGAatctgttttgatatttttttctgttataatTCTATTATTCTAGTCTATATTCTATTATGTTACGATTCTGTTATGATTCTGATACTTAATATGCTATGATTTCAAAATTTCATGCTATGTTATGATTCGGTTaagtttttatatgtattttttctgtTATCTTATTATATGTGTTCGTTAACTTATGTTATGATTCTGTTATGTTCTGCTGTTCTGGAGTTTGTTTGATAATATGGTGAACTGCAAAAGTTGCTACAGTAGGCTTGGCTAGTAATGGGCTAGCAACGGATCAGTTACATAAAACCTTCATTAATGGTTTCTTACTAATCAGGGCTGCAACATTCTCCTGGTTTGGATCGTAGGAGCATTTTCCCTTTCCAGAGTCCACATATCCAGGAACCAGTCTGAAGAGATAGTCCTGTGGACATCAGAGCAGGGAAAGCATTGGTTGGGTTACTGCTGGTTGTGTCTACATACGAGTATAAAGagtatggttgtgtttgtg encodes the following:
- the LOC113093979 gene encoding semaphorin-3F-like isoform X2 — its product is MGLTMRVMETRLLLLILALFVFEVACTHRSAPRVHLAFKELMDTRTTRPFSFSFNTSDYRILHVDPDQGRLYLGSREYLVSLDMQNINKEPLIIHWPAPAQRKGECQMTGKGRHGECANFVRLIEPWNRTHLYTCGTGAYKPICTFINRGWRAEDYLFRLVPGYVDSGKGKCSYDPNQENVAALINGNLYAGVPVDFMSTDPGVFRTMGSRPAVRSEQYDSKWLNEPVFVHMKQIPDSSEKNDDKLYFFFREKSLDSGAGASPSALARVGRVCLNDEGGQKLLVNKWTTFLKARLVCSVMGDDGVETFFEELRDVFIQPTQDERNPVVYGVFSTSGSVFKGSAVCVYSMADIRNVFNGPFAHKHGHNYQWTTYTGKIPYPRPGTCPGGTFTPGLQSTKEFSEDAVNFIRAHPLMYHPVYPIHKRPLVVRSGVDYRFTTIAVDQVDAVDGRYEVLFLGTDRGTVQKVIVLPKDPTTMEELTLEEVEVFRTPAPVKTMYISAKRQQLYASSEAGLTQMSLHRCGVYGKACSDCCLARDPYCAWDGENCSAFTQATKRRSRRQDVKHGDPLRQCRGYNAKERRLQEKVQFGVEGSSTFLECVPRSPQATIKWLYQKDGRRKVLNRDGEVLKTPQGVLLKTLTKSDAGLYHCLATENNFKHTLARVSLRILDRDIAVALTTPDEEEEASRRHHKDHQQDPAPLTPELLLEPEMRLIQQYCKSYWEQLTAGGNSQADLPKRTNRRHTDALKASEE
- the LOC113093979 gene encoding semaphorin-3F-like isoform X1 — translated: MGLTMRVMETRLLLLILALFVFEVACTHRSAPRVHLAFKELMDTRTTRPFSFSFNTSDYRILHVDPDQGRLYLGSREYLVSLDMQNINKEPLIIHWPAPAQRKGECQMTGKGRHGECANFVRLIEPWNRTHLYTCGTGAYKPICTFINRGWRAEDYLFRLVPGYVDSGKGKCSYDPNQENVAALINGNLYAGVPVDFMSTDPGVFRTMGSRPAVRSEQYDSKWLNEPVFVHMKQIPDSSEKNDDKLYFFFREKSLDSGAGASPSALARVGRVCLNDEGGQKLLVNKWTTFLKARLVCSVMGDDGVETFFEELRDVFIQPTQDERNPVVYGVFSTSGSVFKGSAVCVYSMADIRNVFNGPFAHKHGHNYQWTTYTGKIPYPRPGTCPGGTFTPGLQSTKEFSEDAVNFIRAHPLMYHPVYPIHKRPLVVRSGVDYRFTTIAVDQVDAVDGRYEVLFLGTDRGTVQKVIVLPKDPTTMEELTLEEVEVFRTPAPVKTMYISAKRQQLYASSEAGLTQMSLHRCGVYGKACSDCCLARDPYCAWDGENCSAFTQATKRRSRRQDVKHGDPLRQCRGYNAKVERRLQEKVQFGVEGSSTFLECVPRSPQATIKWLYQKDGRRKVLNRDGEVLKTPQGVLLKTLTKSDAGLYHCLATENNFKHTLARVSLRILDRDIAVALTTPDEEEEASRRHHKDHQQDPAPLTPELLLEPEMRLIQQYCKSYWEQLTAGGNSQADLPKRTNRRHTDALKASEE